A single window of Aquarana catesbeiana isolate 2022-GZ linkage group LG10, ASM4218655v1, whole genome shotgun sequence DNA harbors:
- the APOE gene encoding apolipoprotein E yields the protein MKVIFLLLTIGLLAGAQARSFFKDEPKTKWESALDSFWQTLNKMEEAADEATSKMKDSQLGKELDGLIKETMEELSNYAEDLKSKVGPMAQDANQRFTDEISALADKLKNDMEDTKTRAIQYSGDLKSMFDQNIEDVQGKVSMYMKKLKKRLAKDSEDLKSKLNQYGDDLSKNTQEKVENLRKNVEPFVNNLKKKGQQRLQSLKDAMDEQGKQLRDRFASVAKDVQSKVKKMASDVKSSVDKLSEQMRKWFNPSVENLRNQLQTLAKSLPPKKQ from the exons ATGAAAGTGATTTTTCTACTCCTGACAATTGGGCTCCTAGCAG GGGCCCAGGCTCGCTCTTTTTTCAAAGATGAACCCAAGACAAAATGGGAATCTGCCCTGGACAGCTTCTGGCAGACCCTCAACAAGATGGAAGAGGCCGCAGATGAAGCTACATCAAAGATGAAAGACTCTCAACTTGGTAAAGAACTTGA TGGACTTATCAAAGAGACCATGGAAGAGCTTAGCAATTATGCTGAAGATCTAAAGAGCAAGGTTGGCCCCATGGCTCAAGATGCTAACCAACGTTTCACTGATGAGATATCTGCACTGGCTGACAAGCTCAAGAATGACATGGAGGACACCAAGACAAGAGCCATTCAGTACTCTGGAGACCTGAAATCCATGTTTGATCAGAACATCGAAGATGTCCAAGGAAAGGTCAGTATGTACATGAAAAAGCTGAAGAAGCGCCTTGCAAAAGATAGTGAAGACCTCAAGAGTAAACTCAACCAGTATGGAGATGACCTGAGCAAGAACACCCAGGAGAAAGTAGAAAACCTCCGTAAAAACGTTGAGCCCTTTGTCAACAACCTGAAGAAGAAAGGACAACAGCGCCTTCAGTCTCTGAAAGATGCCATGGATGAGCAAGGAAAGCAGCTAAGAGATCGATTTGCCTCAGTGGCCAAGGATGTCCAAAGCAAAGTTAAAAAGATGGCCTCAGATGTGAAGAGCAGCGTGGACAAGCTGTCAGAGCAGATGCGCAAATGGTTCAACCCCTCTGTAGAAAATCTCCGTAACCAGCTTCAGACCCTGGCCAAGAGCTTGCCACCCAAGAAACAGTAA